In Bacillus sp. Cs-700, one genomic interval encodes:
- a CDS encoding glycosyltransferase, whose product MKVILATPFYHQLRGNTITVRRIARGLNEADVETEVISITEQANSITDLKEADLIHGFNAYRFYQFMKTLSIPITKYTITLTGTDLNHDLTNPNRQHDVIACLRDALAVHVFDEKAKRRILEVLPDLERKLFVIAQGTSSSSSKRSPKKTTDLFHFLLPAGIREVKNIPFAIKSLQKLRQTHPEVRLTIVGPIIEKKEGELVKEFVLDNDEWVNYEGAIPHSEMEGLYSHADVVLNTSHSEGQSSAILEAMSYGLPVLVSKNKGNLSLVTHNKTGLVYEDVEQFITCALRLVEQESLRQALGQQAADYVEKHHSATQEITAILNMYAFSLNLLKKGENSND is encoded by the coding sequence ATGAAAGTGATTCTTGCCACGCCTTTTTATCATCAGCTTCGTGGTAATACGATTACCGTCCGGCGTATCGCCAGGGGGTTAAACGAAGCAGATGTCGAGACGGAAGTGATCTCTATAACAGAACAAGCGAATTCGATTACTGATCTCAAAGAAGCTGATTTAATTCATGGCTTTAACGCTTATCGTTTTTATCAGTTTATGAAAACCTTAAGCATTCCGATCACTAAATATACGATTACGCTCACAGGAACGGATTTGAATCATGATTTAACAAATCCAAACAGACAGCATGATGTGATCGCCTGCTTGAGAGATGCGCTCGCAGTGCACGTTTTTGATGAAAAAGCGAAGCGTCGTATCCTAGAGGTTTTACCAGATCTAGAAAGAAAGTTGTTTGTAATTGCACAGGGAACGAGTTCCTCTAGTAGTAAGCGCTCACCTAAAAAGACGACTGATTTATTCCATTTTCTCCTTCCAGCAGGCATTCGAGAAGTTAAAAACATTCCGTTCGCGATCAAAAGTTTGCAGAAATTGCGCCAAACTCACCCCGAGGTTAGGTTAACGATTGTCGGACCGATTATTGAAAAGAAGGAGGGAGAGCTCGTTAAGGAATTCGTACTCGATAATGACGAGTGGGTGAATTATGAAGGTGCTATCCCTCATAGTGAAATGGAAGGGTTGTACAGTCATGCCGATGTCGTGCTTAACACCTCCCATAGTGAAGGTCAATCCTCCGCTATACTTGAAGCGATGAGCTACGGACTACCGGTTCTTGTGTCAAAAAACAAAGGAAATTTGAGTCTTGTTACTCACAACAAAACAGGACTTGTTTATGAAGACGTCGAGCAATTTATAACTTGTGCACTCCGCCTCGTTGAGCAGGAATCTCTTCGCCAAGCACTAGGCCAACAAGCGGCGGATTACGTAGAAAAACATCACTCTGCAACACAAGAAATAACCGCCATACTTAACATGTACGCGTTCAGCTTAAACCTTTTAAAGAAAGGGGAAAACTCAAATGATTAA
- a CDS encoding polysaccharide deacetylase family protein, translating to MDHTRVVYDSPNHDVITHKNSTEKKVILTFDDGPSRVLSELLDILKTEKVPAMFFWQSRLLYQARPWKRVLDEGHVIGTHSCKHLNLSNLGYAEQFEDLERSKRKIEAITGTPVTYFRPPFGRYDLATTKAARDLGLKTVMWRISSMDWEHACHPEEILSNVVPNLEDGAIILLHELKQTVQILPELIERIRSEGYGFTVLS from the coding sequence GTGGATCACACAAGGGTCGTGTACGACTCTCCTAATCATGATGTGATAACGCATAAAAACTCAACTGAGAAGAAAGTAATTTTAACCTTTGATGACGGTCCCAGCCGCGTTCTGTCTGAACTACTTGATATTCTAAAAACTGAGAAGGTACCAGCTATGTTCTTCTGGCAGTCACGGCTACTTTATCAAGCTAGGCCGTGGAAAAGGGTGCTGGATGAAGGACATGTCATTGGCACTCATTCGTGTAAACACCTTAATTTAAGCAATCTCGGTTATGCCGAACAATTTGAGGATCTCGAAAGAAGCAAACGAAAAATCGAGGCAATCACCGGTACCCCTGTGACTTATTTCAGACCGCCATTCGGGCGCTACGATCTTGCCACAACGAAAGCTGCTAGAGATCTCGGCTTAAAGACGGTCATGTGGCGCATCAGCTCAATGGACTGGGAACACGCTTGTCATCCTGAAGAAATTTTGAGTAATGTCGTTCCAAACCTTGAAGATGGTGCGATTATTCTTCTGCACGAGCTGAAGCAAACGGTTCAAATTTTGCCCGAGCTTATTGAACGAATACGTTCAGAAGGCTATGGCTTTACCGTACTTTCGTAG
- a CDS encoding MgtC/SapB family protein translates to MVIVLIKLCVSALLGLLIGIERELKHKPLGLKTCIVIAVSSCLLTIVSIESAETFAELSPNIRTDPMRLAAQIVSGIGFIGAGVILRRNNDAISGLTTAAIIWGASGLGIAAGAGFYYEAFVGAGLILFSVNILPWIIKRIGPKALRQREMRAKLTLKKSVNVSNFMKAIVANDFEIRHVRVRDTKEKNPQIELKLMTFEKNHTTDIYELLRKVDGVNEVEVEG, encoded by the coding sequence ATGGTGATTGTTCTAATTAAACTATGTGTTTCTGCTTTACTTGGATTATTGATTGGAATTGAGCGAGAACTAAAGCATAAGCCCCTCGGTTTAAAGACGTGTATAGTAATTGCTGTCAGCAGCTGTTTGTTAACGATTGTGTCAATTGAATCAGCCGAAACATTCGCTGAGCTTTCTCCGAATATCCGAACGGATCCAATGCGGTTAGCGGCTCAAATTGTTTCTGGGATTGGTTTTATCGGTGCTGGTGTCATCCTGAGACGAAACAATGACGCTATTTCAGGGTTAACGACAGCTGCCATTATTTGGGGAGCCTCGGGATTAGGCATCGCGGCTGGTGCCGGTTTTTACTATGAAGCGTTCGTTGGGGCTGGTCTTATTCTGTTCAGCGTCAACATCCTCCCCTGGATCATTAAGCGCATCGGTCCAAAAGCCCTAAGGCAGCGTGAAATGCGGGCAAAGTTAACGCTGAAAAAAAGCGTAAACGTGTCTAATTTTATGAAAGCCATTGTGGCGAATGACTTTGAAATTCGTCACGTGCGTGTTCGTGATACGAAAGAAAAAAATCCACAGATTGAGCTTAAACTAATGACGTTTGAGAAAAATCATACGACAGACATTTATGAACTGCTTCGAAAAGTGGACGGTGTGAATGAAGTTGAGGTGGAGGGCTGA